From the Clostridium putrefaciens genome, one window contains:
- the rpsT gene encoding 30S ribosomal protein S20, producing MANIKSSIKRIKTTEVKTLRNKMVKSSLKTTIKKFDAAVIEKNVEQATSTYKEVVKALDMAVSKGVIHKNMSSRKKSRLASRLNSLLA from the coding sequence ATGGCAAATATAAAATCTTCAATTAAGAGAATAAAAACTACAGAAGTTAAAACTTTAAGAAATAAAATGGTTAAATCTTCACTAAAGACAACTATAAAGAAGTTTGATGCTGCAGTTATAGAAAAAAATGTAGAACAAGCAACTTCAACATACAAAGAAGTAGTTAAAGCTTTAGACATGGCTGTTTCAAAGGGAGTAATACATAAAAATATGTCTTCCAGGAAAAAGTCAAGATTAGCATCAAGATTAAACAGTTTATTAGCATAG